The following coding sequences lie in one Flagellimonas eckloniae genomic window:
- a CDS encoding TIGR02594 family protein: MKCKIIEIALSQFGIREIVGEEDNPEVLKYFDDLGWDGKDLKDETAWCAALVYWVLLKAGYKVSGKLNARSLLRVGVKTEAPEMGDIVVLWRKSPDDWRGHTGFFIRETEDLIFILGGNQGNRVSIQQYPKTRLLEYRSVCQTG, translated from the coding sequence ATGAAATGCAAGATTATTGAAATAGCGCTCAGCCAGTTCGGAATCCGCGAGATCGTTGGTGAGGAAGATAACCCCGAAGTTTTAAAATACTTCGATGACCTTGGATGGGACGGAAAAGACCTGAAGGATGAAACAGCATGGTGCGCCGCTTTAGTGTACTGGGTGCTTCTTAAGGCCGGATATAAAGTTTCCGGGAAGCTGAACGCTCGCAGCTTGCTTAGGGTGGGTGTCAAGACCGAAGCCCCAGAGATGGGGGACATTGTTGTCCTGTGGCGTAAAAGCCCTGATGATTGGAGGGGCCACACCGGGTTCTTTATTAGGGAGACCGAAGACCTGATTTTTATACTTGGCGGAAACCAAGGTAATAGGGTTAGTATACAACAATACCCAAAAACAAGATTGCTGGAATATCGTAGCGTATGTCAAACTGGTTGA